One region of Miscanthus floridulus cultivar M001 chromosome 19, ASM1932011v1, whole genome shotgun sequence genomic DNA includes:
- the LOC136527844 gene encoding monocopper oxidase-like protein SKU5 has product MAALAPLLAAAAVAFLAAVAQAADPFAFFDWDVSYITASPLGVPQQVIAINKQFPGPIMNVTTNYNVVVNVLNSLDEPLLITWDGIQQRKNCWQDGVLGTTCPIPPGWNWTYNFQVKDQIGSFFYFPPLGMQRAAGGFGGITVNNRAVISVPFDTPDGDITLFIGDWYKMNHTHLRKMLDDGKELGMPDGVLMNGKGPYRYNDSLVPDGIEHETIKVEPGKTYRFRVHNVGVSTSLNLRIQNHNMALVETEGSYTMKQNFTNLDIHVGQSYSFLVTMDQNASSDYYIVASARFVNESLWTRVTGVAILQYSNSKGKASGPLPDPPNDEYDKTFSMNQARSIRMNVSTGAARPNPQGSFHYGSINVSQVYKLRNEPPVIINGKKRTTLSGISYSPPDTPLRLADLYDKKDVYTLDFPTMPIDGPPVIRTSVINSTYKNFLEIVFQNNDTTVQTYHIDGYAFWVVGMDYGEWTENSRGTYNKWDGVSRCTTQVFPGAWTAVMLSLDSPGFWNVRTENLDTWYLGQETYIRVVDPNGGYNVTEMVAPDNMLYCGLLKDKQKAQKPHGSRSSASAAKLNYHVLVVLLALVALALGL; this is encoded by the exons ATGGCGGCGCTAGCGccactcctcgccgccgccgccgtcgcgttCCTGGCCGCCGTCGCGCAGGCCGCCGACCCCTTCGCCTTCTTCGACTGGGACGTCTCCTACATCACCGCCTCCCCTCTCGGCGTCCCGCAGCAG GTTATTGCAATCAACAAGCAGTTCCCAGGCCCTATCATGAATGTCACCACCAACTACAATGTGGTCGTCAATGTGCTCAACAGCTTGGACGAGCCCCTGCTCATCACTTG GGATGGGATCCAGCAGCGCAAGAATTGCTGGCAGGATGGGGTTCTCGGCACCACCTGCCCCATACCGCCGGGTTGGAACTGGACTTACAACTTCCAGGTCAAGGACCAGATTGGCAGCTTCTTCTACTTTCCACCCCTCGGTATGCAGCGTGCCGCAGGGGGTTTCGGAGGTATCACTGTCAACAACCGCGCGGTGATCTCAGTCCCATTCGACACGCCCGATGGGGACATCACGCTGTTTATCGGGGACTGGTACAAGATGAACCACACG CACCTGAGGAAGATGCTTGATGATGGGAAGGAGCTGGGGATGCCAGACGGTGTTTTGATGAATGGCAAGGGGCCATATAGGTATAATGACTCACTCGTGCCAGATGGCATTGAGCACGAGACTATCAAAGTTGAGCCAG GAAAAACATACCGGTTCCGTGTCCATAATGTTGGTGTCTCCACAAGCTTGAACTTAAGGATTCAGAATCACAACATGGCCCTTGTTGAAACAGAAGGTTCATATACAATGAAGCAGAATTTCACTAATCTCGACATCCATGTGGGCCAGTCTTACTCATTTTTGGTCACTATGGATCAGAACGCAAGCAGTGATTATTACATTGTGGCCAGTGCTAGGTTTGTGAATGAATCACTCTGGACCAGAGTCACCGGTGTTGCgattttgcaatattcaaattcaAAGGGCAAAGCATCTGGTCCTCTTCCTGATCCACCAAATGATGAGTATGACAAAACTTTCTCAATGAACCAGGCACGCTCAATCAG GATGAACGTGAGCACTGGTGCTGCTCGTCCGAATCCTCAAGGCTCATTTCACTATGGCTCTATCAATGTGAGCCAGGTTTACAAGCTGAGGAATGAACCACCTGTTATCATCAATGGGAAGAAACGGACTACACTGAGTGGTATCTCTTATTCGCCACCTGATACTCCTCTGAGGTTGGCAGATCTCTATGACAAGAAGGATGTCTACACACTTGACTTCCCTACAATGCCAATTGATGGACCACCAGTGATCAGAACATCTGTCATTAACTCCACATACAAGAACTTTTTGGAAATTGTATTTCAGAACAACGACACAACTGTCCAAACCTACCATATCGATGGATATGCATTCTGGGTTGTAGG AATGGACTATGGCGAGTGGACTGAGAATAGCcgtggtacttacaacaagtggGATGGTGTTTCTCGTTGCACGACTCAG GTGTTTCCGGGAGCATGGACCGCTGTGATGCTGTCACTTGACAGCCCAGGGTTTTGGAATGTACGGACGGAAAACCTGGACACATGGTATCTGGGTCAGGAGACTTACATCAGGGTGGTGGATCCAAATGGAGGCTATAATGTTACTGAGATGGTGGCTCCAGACAACATGCTTTACTGCGGCCTCCTCAAGGATAAACAGAA GGCTCAGAAGCCTCATGGTTCAAGGTCATCAGCCTCTGCGGCAAAACTGAACTATCATGTGCTTGTGGTTTTGCTCGCTTTGGTAGCCTTGGCGTTGGGCCTTTGA